A window of Verrucomicrobiia bacterium genomic DNA:
CAGTCCGGCCATCGCCAGGCTCAGGCAGAACATGAAGGCCGTCAGATAGCTGTAGGCAAACTGCTCGAGGATCGTGGGGGCGGGTCGTGCGTGGTCCGCGGCCCCGTGACCGTGCGCCGCGGCCGCAGCCGCCGGGGAGGCGGCCGCCATCGTGGCGGCCTCCATGGGGCGGGCGGTTGCCAGCAGCAACGCCCCGGCCAGCGCGAACAGCGCGAGCGGGCGGCGGAGGATTCGAAAGACGTTCATGGCGGCGTCAGGGCTTCAGGGATTGCAGGACCGGCGGTGGCACATCGGATTCCAGGCCCAGACGGCTGAGCTGGAGGGCGCGCAGATAGGCGACGATCGCCCAGCGATCCTCGGCGGCCACCTGCGCGGCGTAACCCATCATGGTGTTCTTCCCCGCGGTGATCGTGTGATAGATCTCGCCGTCGTTCATGCGGATGATCCGCGCATCCTGAAGACTCGCGACGGTGGTCATGCCCAATTTCCTGGTGATGCCGTTGCCGTCCGCCTGGGCGCCATGGCAGGGCTGGCAGTAGATCGTGTACCGCTGTTCCCCCCGCTTCAGGAACTCGAGCGTGACCGGCAGCGGATTGACCTCCACAAACCCGTCGGCGTCGCGACCCGTGTTCAGCGGATCCAGCGCCCACGTGGTGTTGTCGCGGAAGCCGTGCCGCTGGGCGACGGTGCCGGCGACCTGGGGCCGGGAGCTCATGTTGTTGGCCCAGGCGTAGAAGC
This region includes:
- a CDS encoding cytochrome c is translated as MFEKIFLYVLSLFGPRFKLVLGVVALAVVAVVAIAGLRGGKSRRPPIEVFPDMDRQFKLRPQTKAGFYAWANNMSSRPQVAGTVAQRHGFRDNTTWALDPLNTGRDADGFVEVNPLPVTLEFLKRGEQRYTIYCQPCHGAQADGNGITRKLGMTTVASLQDARIIRMNDGEIYHTITAGKNTMMGYAAQVAAEDRWAIVAYLRALQLSRLGLESDVPPPVLQSLKP